One stretch of Zingiber officinale cultivar Zhangliang chromosome 6B, Zo_v1.1, whole genome shotgun sequence DNA includes these proteins:
- the LOC121992581 gene encoding arginine decarboxylase-like isoform X1, with product MAMFIWEHTSAVISHPAPYLFPSVSIFRECLNYQKRLVSHRWKPAISAERLWMHRRKKCVTLMGMEGISDLDALDSSSILIKKTDAPLVDALIATAEIDVACFHFPGHNRGKAAPSALSDLIGRGTFTHDLPVPDLPELDDLFSPKGAISDAQVKAAKLFGASETWFLVGGTTCGIQASIMATCCPGDVLILPRNSHISATSGLILSGAMPKYILPEYSSHWNIAGGVTPAQVETAIKELEGGGKAAAAVLVTSPTYHGICSKLSEITKLCHSRGIPVIVDEAHGAHLRFHPNFPSTALEQGADLAVQSTHKVLSSLTQSSMLHASGNLIDRERITKCLQILQSSSPSYLLLASLDAARAQIEENPDTIFSNALALSLLAKHEIRKIPGVSLREPSCFVSGFPAIDPLRISLGVSQLHMSGYVADKKLWEGHRIIPELVGSKSLTFAVNLGTTRKDVERLISGIKTVSIKFFKGSNLQSGGENGVRIRAPTTCGSMQLSPRNAFFARKRRVCIRESLGEICGELICPYPPGIPVMVPGEVITDEAVSYLLNVMRIGAEIKGSSDHRLSSILICT from the coding sequence GAAAGGTTGTGGATGCATAGAAGGAAGAAATGTGTAACATTAATGGGCATGGAAGGAATATCTGATCTTGATGCTTTAGATTCTTCATCAATATTGATCAAGAAAACTGATGCACCTCTGGTTGACGCCCTAATAGCTACTGCAGAAATAGATGTCGCTTGCTTTCACTTCCCGGGACATAACAGGGGGAAAGCAGCTCCATCTGCATTGTCTGATCTTATTGGTCGTGGAACTTTTACACATGATCTACCAGTCCCAGATCTCCCAGAGTTGGACGATTTATTCTCTCCAAAAGGTGCAATTTCAGATGCTCAGGTAAAAGCAGCAAAATTGTTTGGTGCATCTGAGACATGGTTTCTTGTCGGAGGCACCACTTGTGGCATACAAGCGTCCATAATGGCTACTTGTTGTCCGGGTGATGTATTAATTCTACCACGGAATTCTCATATTTCTGCAACCTCCGGTCTCATATTGTCTGGTGCGATGCCAAAGTACATTCTACCAGAGTACAGTTCTCACTGGAACATTGCTGGTGGAGTAACACCAGCACAAGTTGAGACAGCCATAAAAGAATTGGAGGGGGGAGGAAAAGCTGCAGCTGCCGTTTTAGTAACTTCGCCTACTTACCATGGCATATGCTCTAAATTGAGTGAGATCACGAAACTTTGTCACTCACGAGGCATTCCTGTTATAGTGGATGAAGCTCATGGTGCTCATCTTCGGTTTCATCCAAACTTCCCGAGCACTGCACTCGAACAGGGCGCGGACCTGGCTGTCCAGTCCACCCACAAGGTTCTATCCTCTCTCACGCAGTCGTCTATGTTGCATGCGTCTGGAAACCTTATAGACAGGGAGAGGATAACCAAATGCCTTCAAATTCTACAGAGCTCCAGCCCAAGCTATCTGTTACTTGCATCGTTAGATGCTGCAAGAGCTCAGATAGAAGAAAATCCGGATACAATTTTTTCCAATGCCTTGGCCTTGTCCTTGCTCGCAAAACATGAAATAAGAAAAATTCCGGGGGTATCTTTGCGGGAGCCCTCTTGTTTTGTCTCTGGTTTTCCGGCTATTGATCCCTTGCGCATCAGTCTTGGAGTATCTCAGCTCCATATGTCAGGCTATGTGGCTGATAAGAAACTCTGGGAAGGACATCGCATAATACCTGAACTCGTAGGAAGCAAATCCTTAACATTCGCAGTCAATTTGGGTACAACTAGGAAAGATGTCGAGAGGCTTATCTCCGGCATTAAAACGGTTtccattaaattctttaaaggcAGCAATCTACAATCTGGTGGGGAGAACGGAGTTCGAATTCGAGCTCCGACTACATGTGGTTCGATGCAACTCAGTCCAAGGAATGCATTTTTTGCCAGAAAAAGGAGAGTGTGCATTAGGGAAAGCCTCGGAGAGATCTGTGGCGAGTTGATATGCCCATACCCACCTGGTATTCCAGTCATGGTTCCTGGTGAAGTTATAACGGACGAAGCTGTGTCATATCTGTTAAATGTCATGAGGATTGGAGCTGAAATCAAGGGATCATCTGATCATCGTCTTTCATCAATTCTTATATGTACATAA
- the LOC121992581 gene encoding arginine decarboxylase-like isoform X2, translating to MAMFIWEHTSAVSIFRECLNYQKRLVSHRWKPAISAERLWMHRRKKCVTLMGMEGISDLDALDSSSILIKKTDAPLVDALIATAEIDVACFHFPGHNRGKAAPSALSDLIGRGTFTHDLPVPDLPELDDLFSPKGAISDAQVKAAKLFGASETWFLVGGTTCGIQASIMATCCPGDVLILPRNSHISATSGLILSGAMPKYILPEYSSHWNIAGGVTPAQVETAIKELEGGGKAAAAVLVTSPTYHGICSKLSEITKLCHSRGIPVIVDEAHGAHLRFHPNFPSTALEQGADLAVQSTHKVLSSLTQSSMLHASGNLIDRERITKCLQILQSSSPSYLLLASLDAARAQIEENPDTIFSNALALSLLAKHEIRKIPGVSLREPSCFVSGFPAIDPLRISLGVSQLHMSGYVADKKLWEGHRIIPELVGSKSLTFAVNLGTTRKDVERLISGIKTVSIKFFKGSNLQSGGENGVRIRAPTTCGSMQLSPRNAFFARKRRVCIRESLGEICGELICPYPPGIPVMVPGEVITDEAVSYLLNVMRIGAEIKGSSDHRLSSILICT from the coding sequence GAAAGGTTGTGGATGCATAGAAGGAAGAAATGTGTAACATTAATGGGCATGGAAGGAATATCTGATCTTGATGCTTTAGATTCTTCATCAATATTGATCAAGAAAACTGATGCACCTCTGGTTGACGCCCTAATAGCTACTGCAGAAATAGATGTCGCTTGCTTTCACTTCCCGGGACATAACAGGGGGAAAGCAGCTCCATCTGCATTGTCTGATCTTATTGGTCGTGGAACTTTTACACATGATCTACCAGTCCCAGATCTCCCAGAGTTGGACGATTTATTCTCTCCAAAAGGTGCAATTTCAGATGCTCAGGTAAAAGCAGCAAAATTGTTTGGTGCATCTGAGACATGGTTTCTTGTCGGAGGCACCACTTGTGGCATACAAGCGTCCATAATGGCTACTTGTTGTCCGGGTGATGTATTAATTCTACCACGGAATTCTCATATTTCTGCAACCTCCGGTCTCATATTGTCTGGTGCGATGCCAAAGTACATTCTACCAGAGTACAGTTCTCACTGGAACATTGCTGGTGGAGTAACACCAGCACAAGTTGAGACAGCCATAAAAGAATTGGAGGGGGGAGGAAAAGCTGCAGCTGCCGTTTTAGTAACTTCGCCTACTTACCATGGCATATGCTCTAAATTGAGTGAGATCACGAAACTTTGTCACTCACGAGGCATTCCTGTTATAGTGGATGAAGCTCATGGTGCTCATCTTCGGTTTCATCCAAACTTCCCGAGCACTGCACTCGAACAGGGCGCGGACCTGGCTGTCCAGTCCACCCACAAGGTTCTATCCTCTCTCACGCAGTCGTCTATGTTGCATGCGTCTGGAAACCTTATAGACAGGGAGAGGATAACCAAATGCCTTCAAATTCTACAGAGCTCCAGCCCAAGCTATCTGTTACTTGCATCGTTAGATGCTGCAAGAGCTCAGATAGAAGAAAATCCGGATACAATTTTTTCCAATGCCTTGGCCTTGTCCTTGCTCGCAAAACATGAAATAAGAAAAATTCCGGGGGTATCTTTGCGGGAGCCCTCTTGTTTTGTCTCTGGTTTTCCGGCTATTGATCCCTTGCGCATCAGTCTTGGAGTATCTCAGCTCCATATGTCAGGCTATGTGGCTGATAAGAAACTCTGGGAAGGACATCGCATAATACCTGAACTCGTAGGAAGCAAATCCTTAACATTCGCAGTCAATTTGGGTACAACTAGGAAAGATGTCGAGAGGCTTATCTCCGGCATTAAAACGGTTtccattaaattctttaaaggcAGCAATCTACAATCTGGTGGGGAGAACGGAGTTCGAATTCGAGCTCCGACTACATGTGGTTCGATGCAACTCAGTCCAAGGAATGCATTTTTTGCCAGAAAAAGGAGAGTGTGCATTAGGGAAAGCCTCGGAGAGATCTGTGGCGAGTTGATATGCCCATACCCACCTGGTATTCCAGTCATGGTTCCTGGTGAAGTTATAACGGACGAAGCTGTGTCATATCTGTTAAATGTCATGAGGATTGGAGCTGAAATCAAGGGATCATCTGATCATCGTCTTTCATCAATTCTTATATGTACATAA